One Polaribacter sp. SA4-12 genomic window carries:
- a CDS encoding CobW family GTP-binding protein, whose protein sequence is MIADLILISGFLGSGKTTLLKNLLSLHKDKRIAVIQNEFAPSGVDGKYLKLSGDNFKLVEINNGSVFCVCLLSNFIENIIKLIEQYNPEIIYLEASGISDPISICELLNSEEIRNKVKYAGAWCVVDALNFEKSAVFVQRAKHQVRVADKIILNKIDLVDGIQLQNLVKKVKEINPFAEIEQQEFCNVQSIDLNQVNSFPTITVKDKRPEEIRTAVYRTTQIISAEQLRFFLQELKKISIRAKGFVRVGNNEFKLFHLTYNYFEIIPLTDYTGSCEIIAFGEQMNLKILRQLFQAAIK, encoded by the coding sequence ATGATTGCAGACTTAATTCTTATAAGCGGATTTTTAGGTAGTGGAAAAACAACATTGCTTAAAAATCTACTTTCTTTACATAAGGATAAACGAATTGCTGTTATTCAAAATGAATTTGCTCCTTCAGGTGTTGATGGAAAATACTTAAAACTTTCTGGAGACAATTTTAAACTAGTAGAAATTAATAATGGTTCTGTTTTTTGTGTTTGTTTACTGAGTAATTTCATTGAAAACATCATAAAATTAATAGAACAATACAATCCTGAAATTATTTATTTAGAAGCATCAGGTATATCAGATCCAATATCTATTTGCGAACTATTAAATAGTGAAGAAATAAGAAATAAAGTAAAATATGCTGGAGCTTGGTGTGTCGTAGATGCTTTAAATTTTGAAAAAAGCGCGGTATTTGTTCAGCGAGCAAAACATCAAGTTAGAGTTGCGGACAAAATTATATTGAATAAAATTGATTTAGTCGATGGTATTCAATTACAAAATCTCGTAAAAAAAGTAAAAGAAATAAATCCTTTTGCAGAAATTGAGCAACAAGAATTTTGTAACGTTCAAAGTATAGACTTAAATCAAGTAAACTCATTTCCAACAATCACTGTTAAAGATAAAAGACCAGAAGAAATTAGAACAGCTGTTTATAGAACAACTCAAATAATTTCCGCAGAACAGTTGAGGTTTTTTCTTCAAGAATTGAAAAAAATAAGCATTAGAGCTAAAGGTTTTGTGAGGGTAGGAAATAATGAGTTTAAATTATTTCATTTAACTTATAATTATTTCGAAATCATTCCACTTACAGATTATACTGGAAGCTGCGAAATTATTGCTTTTGGAGAGCAAATGAATTTAAAAATATTAAGACAATTATTTCAGGCAGCAATAAAATAG
- a CDS encoding IclR family transcriptional regulator codes for MSKAKYNAPALDKGLDILEFLSKEGIPLSQLEIAQGINRTPSEIYRMLVCLEERGYLLRGFNAGKYRLSLKMYSLSHTHTPFDELMRVAKYPMQTLSEVTRQSCHLSIMNNDQLLVISQVRSPSAVSLSIEEGTHFPLSKTISGITILSMISSEKRDAILSRDIHFKNWTKKEKEKLKKEIDIVEKEGYQLSESKLTSGITDIAIPIGLKNSDLTAVLALSVFSSNLKEIDKNFLINQLKNAQKEINQFIIG; via the coding sequence ATGTCAAAAGCAAAATACAATGCACCTGCCCTTGATAAAGGATTAGATATTCTAGAGTTTTTATCAAAAGAAGGAATCCCTTTATCTCAATTAGAAATTGCTCAAGGAATCAATAGAACTCCAAGTGAAATTTACAGAATGTTAGTTTGCTTAGAAGAGAGAGGTTATTTACTTAGAGGTTTTAACGCAGGTAAATATAGGTTGTCTTTAAAAATGTACAGCCTTTCACATACGCATACTCCTTTTGATGAGTTAATGAGAGTTGCAAAATACCCAATGCAAACACTTTCTGAAGTAACAAGACAATCTTGCCATTTAAGTATTATGAACAATGATCAATTATTAGTCATTTCTCAAGTAAGAAGTCCAAGTGCAGTTTCTTTATCAATAGAAGAAGGAACACATTTTCCGTTATCGAAAACAATTTCTGGTATTACAATCTTATCTATGATTTCTTCAGAAAAAAGAGATGCTATTTTATCTAGAGACATTCATTTTAAAAATTGGACGAAAAAAGAAAAAGAAAAATTGAAAAAGGAAATTGATATTGTAGAAAAAGAAGGCTATCAATTATCTGAAAGTAAACTTACAAGTGGAATTACAGATATTGCTATACCAATTGGCTTAAAAAATTCTGACCTTACTGCTGTATTAGCTCTTTCTGTTTTTTCTTCAAACTTAAAAGAAATTGATAAAAATTTTCTAATAAATCAATTAAAGAATGCTCAAAAAGAGATTAATCAATTTATTATTGGATAA
- a CDS encoding uroporphyrinogen decarboxylase family protein, with translation MKGLELIKAAMNRQTVERTPWVPFVGAHAGHLLGLDATTYFKSEQHIIDGANEAIKKYNPDGIPVTFDLQIEAEVLGCEIKWSDDNPPAVVSHPLADGSLKLEDLKVPCRCSGRIATVMNATSKIKEQNPDVALYGLITGPFTLALHLLGTDIFMKLFEDPEYVGKVMEYCTKVGKAMSDYYIEAGCDVVAVVDPMVSQIDPMSFEMFVSPYCKEVFSHIRECGALSSFFVCGNATQNIEEMCKCEPDNISIDENIPLDFLKEQCDKYEISFGGNMKLTSVLLIGTPEDCKFEAIECMDIGGKTGFILAPGCDLPMATPVENLEAIAEIVHDEYQQDVLKAKGQIAKNVELLDLENYFTNDKVKIDIITLDSEGCAPCQYMMKAVELAVEEIGADNIEYVEHKIKKKEGIQMMMSLGVRNLPTICIDGNIEFISIIPPKTELVKCIQNHLDKKAQAVV, from the coding sequence ATGAAAGGTTTAGAATTAATAAAAGCGGCTATGAACCGTCAAACAGTAGAACGTACTCCTTGGGTACCTTTTGTGGGTGCACATGCAGGTCATTTATTAGGTTTAGATGCCACAACTTATTTTAAATCTGAGCAACATATTATTGATGGCGCAAATGAAGCTATAAAAAAATACAATCCAGATGGAATTCCGGTAACTTTTGATCTTCAAATTGAAGCAGAGGTTTTAGGTTGTGAAATCAAATGGTCAGATGATAATCCTCCAGCAGTAGTTTCTCATCCGTTAGCAGATGGAAGTTTAAAGTTAGAAGATTTAAAAGTTCCTTGTCGTTGTAGTGGTAGAATTGCAACAGTAATGAATGCTACTTCAAAAATAAAAGAGCAAAATCCTGATGTTGCATTGTATGGTTTAATTACTGGGCCTTTTACGTTGGCTTTACACTTGTTGGGAACAGATATTTTTATGAAATTATTTGAAGACCCTGAATATGTTGGTAAAGTAATGGAATATTGTACCAAAGTTGGTAAAGCAATGTCTGATTATTATATTGAAGCTGGTTGTGATGTTGTTGCTGTAGTTGACCCAATGGTTAGCCAAATAGATCCAATGTCGTTTGAAATGTTTGTTTCTCCTTATTGTAAAGAGGTTTTCAGTCATATTAGAGAATGTGGAGCGTTAAGTTCATTCTTTGTATGCGGAAATGCAACGCAAAACATTGAAGAAATGTGTAAATGTGAGCCTGATAATATTTCAATTGATGAAAATATTCCGTTAGATTTCTTAAAAGAACAATGCGATAAATATGAAATCAGTTTTGGTGGAAATATGAAATTAACATCAGTGTTGTTAATTGGTACTCCTGAAGACTGTAAGTTTGAAGCAATTGAATGTATGGATATTGGTGGTAAAACCGGATTTATTTTAGCTCCAGGTTGCGATTTACCAATGGCAACACCTGTTGAAAATTTAGAAGCTATTGCTGAAATTGTTCACGATGAATATCAACAAGATGTTTTAAAAGCAAAAGGGCAAATAGCTAAAAATGTTGAGTTATTAGATTTAGAAAATTACTTTACAAACGATAAAGTAAAAATAGATATAATAACACTAGATTCTGAAGGTTGTGCTCCTTGTCAATATATGATGAAAGCAGTTGAATTAGCTGTTGAAGAAATTGGAGCTGATAATATTGAGTATGTTGAGCATAAAATTAAAAAGAAAGAAGGTATTCAAATGATGATGTCACTTGGCGTTAGAAATCTTCCAACAATTTGTATTGATGGTAATATTGAATTTATTTCAATAATTCCTCCAAAAACAGAATTGGTAAAATGTATTCAAAATCATTTAGATAAAAAAGCACAAGCAGTTGTATGA
- a CDS encoding vitamin B12 dependent-methionine synthase activation domain-containing protein, protein MKGTYSYKIDFKDIKLRKEEISSFMGLGPEPEEPFSSMIDTAIELLSSNKNIEGGFVIHSISNISIKDGTVDMLTKQFTTGKMISSFLRNAEYSALFTCTAGYEVEKWSNKYKEEGDIVQSYVIDSTGSLLVEGAMDVVYEKLKNMVILNDLALTNRYSPGYCEWLVKDQQKLFSFFPDKFCNVSLGETSLMSPIKSVSGIIGIGKDVKYLGYICDTCKSKGCVYRAKKMYVKH, encoded by the coding sequence ATGAAAGGAACATATTCATATAAAATTGATTTTAAGGATATAAAATTGAGAAAAGAGGAAATTTCTTCCTTTATGGGTTTAGGTCCAGAACCAGAAGAACCTTTTAGCAGTATGATTGATACTGCAATTGAATTATTGTCTTCAAATAAAAATATTGAAGGTGGCTTTGTGATTCATTCTATTTCAAATATTTCTATAAAAGATGGAACTGTAGATATGTTAACGAAGCAATTTACAACAGGAAAAATGATTTCTTCTTTTTTAAGAAATGCTGAATACTCTGCTCTATTTACTTGTACTGCTGGTTATGAAGTAGAAAAATGGAGTAATAAATATAAAGAAGAAGGTGATATTGTGCAAAGTTATGTAATTGATTCTACAGGTTCTTTATTAGTGGAAGGTGCAATGGATGTTGTGTATGAGAAGTTGAAAAATATGGTAATTCTAAATGATTTAGCGCTAACAAATAGATACAGCCCTGGTTATTGTGAGTGGTTGGTAAAAGATCAGCAAAAGCTATTTTCATTTTTTCCAGATAAATTTTGTAATGTAAGTTTAGGAGAAACTTCATTAATGAGCCCTATAAAATCTGTAAGCGGAATTATAGGTATTGGTAAAGATGTAAAATATTTAGGGTACATCTGTGATACTTGTAAAAGTAAAGGGTGTGTCTACAGGGCAAAAAAAATGTATGTAAAACATTAA